Proteins encoded by one window of bacterium:
- a CDS encoding Gfo/Idh/MocA family oxidoreductase, translating into MDKRLKVGVVGSGHMGSYHVRLYSELLNVELVGVADINEKQVNQVASQYNTTPFTDYTKLYDKVEAVSIAVPTSAHYRVGKDFLEAGIPVLIEKPITNNLTEAKELIELAKEKDIILQVGHVERFNTAVLELKKIVKDPIFIECRRLGPYNRRINDTGVILDLLIHDIDIVLGLVNSPINEINVAAKSIYSEYEDIANVQIIFDNGCIATLTASRVTEDKIRTLAVTQPDAYVVLDYAEQELDIYRQGTSEYIITREAVGYKQESFIEKIFVHKDNPLKLELVHFVDCVLDKTVPMTTLDAELKALEVTLQIQDKLKL; encoded by the coding sequence ATGGATAAGAGATTAAAAGTTGGTGTAGTTGGTAGTGGGCATATGGGTAGTTACCATGTGCGACTTTATAGTGAGTTATTAAATGTTGAGTTAGTAGGGGTTGCAGATATTAATGAAAAGCAGGTTAATCAAGTCGCCAGCCAGTATAATACTACACCGTTCACTGATTATACAAAATTATATGACAAAGTTGAGGCAGTAAGTATTGCTGTGCCAACAAGTGCTCATTATCGAGTTGGAAAGGATTTTTTAGAAGCAGGAATTCCTGTCCTCATCGAAAAACCTATCACTAACAATCTAACAGAGGCTAAGGAATTGATAGAATTAGCCAAAGAAAAAGACATAATTCTCCAGGTAGGGCATGTAGAACGATTTAATACCGCAGTTTTGGAATTGAAGAAGATTGTTAAAGACCCAATTTTTATAGAATGTAGGCGGCTTGGACCTTATAACAGACGAATAAATGACACGGGCGTAATCTTAGATTTGCTTATTCACGATATTGATATTGTCCTGGGTTTAGTTAATTCACCAATTAATGAAATAAATGTTGCGGCTAAATCTATCTATTCTGAATATGAAGACATTGCTAATGTTCAAATTATCTTTGACAATGGTTGTATTGCTACCTTAACGGCCTCAAGGGTAACTGAAGATAAGATTAGAACATTAGCCGTTACTCAACCAGATGCTTATGTTGTCTTAGATTATGCCGAGCAAGAGCTGGATATTTATCGCCAGGGAACTTCAGAATACATCATTACCCGAGAAGCGGTTGGCTATAAACAAGAATCATTTATTGAGAAAATTTTTGTCCATAAGGATAACCCATTAAAATTAGAATTGGTACATTTTGTTGATTGTGTATTAGACAAAACCGTGCCGATGACCACTTTAGATGCCGAATTAAAGGCATTAGAGGTAACTTTACAAATTCAGGATAAATTAAAATTATAA
- a CDS encoding type II toxin-antitoxin system RelE/ParE family toxin encodes MYTVLRTKEFDEWLTKLRDAKGKARILARIRSAELGNLGDVEPVGEDVSEMRIHYGPGYRVYFKKKGTLLIILLLGGDKSSQTRDIKKAKTLVSMLKE; translated from the coding sequence ATGTATACAGTACTTCGAACAAAAGAATTTGATGAGTGGCTTACCAAATTGCGCGATGCAAAAGGGAAAGCTCGAATACTGGCGCGTATCCGATCCGCAGAATTAGGAAATTTAGGTGATGTTGAACCTGTAGGTGAAGATGTCAGTGAAATGCGAATTCACTATGGTCCTGGATATAGAGTGTACTTTAAAAAGAAAGGTACATTGCTGATTATTCTCCTATTAGGTGGCGATAAATCGTCTCAGACTCGAGACATTAAAAAGGCTAAAACTCTTGTTTCAATGCTCAAGGAGTAA
- the der gene encoding ribosome biogenesis GTPase Der translates to MNKPVVAIVGRPNVGKSTLFNRLIQQKKAIVDATPGVTRDRNYGNVDWEGIEWTLIDTGGIGSPLEEKFQTLIKKQVDVAIGEADLILFLCDAKDGLIWQDTTISHLLLKTQKNTLLVINKLDNLNEVLLADFYRLGLGEPIPISALHGKNINTLLDKIITYLLPYQREVEKTQPVSVAIIGKPNVGKSSILNAILGQERAIVDDVPGTTRDAIDTLFKKGNIPFLFIDTAGIRKKSKVRQELEYYSVVRAIKSIRRADVVLLVIDAIEGISTQDKKITTEMESVGCSGIIVINKWDLATDKTRPKMDEYKKYVQKKIPYLSHLPSIFTSAITRQGISKLLMLIEQVGQEHKKWFSTSTLNKIINLTYAQSNPPSLKGKTLKIYYATQIATSPPTFILFVNHPGLVSPAYLRYLQTQIRQRLDLKATPIHLKFKKRPH, encoded by the coding sequence ATGAATAAACCAGTCGTAGCAATTGTTGGCAGACCTAATGTTGGGAAATCAACCCTTTTTAATCGATTAATTCAGCAAAAAAAAGCAATAGTTGACGCCACCCCCGGGGTTACCAGAGATAGAAATTATGGCAATGTCGATTGGGAAGGAATTGAATGGACACTAATTGATACTGGTGGCATTGGCTCGCCATTAGAAGAAAAATTCCAGACATTGATAAAAAAACAAGTAGATGTGGCGATTGGTGAGGCGGATTTGATATTATTTCTATGTGATGCAAAAGATGGACTTATCTGGCAGGACACCACAATTTCCCACCTGTTATTAAAAACACAAAAAAATACCCTTTTAGTGATAAATAAATTAGATAATTTGAATGAGGTCTTGTTAGCCGATTTTTATAGATTAGGGCTGGGTGAACCTATTCCTATTTCTGCCTTGCACGGTAAAAATATCAATACATTATTAGATAAAATAATAACCTATCTTTTACCTTACCAGCGGGAAGTGGAAAAAACCCAACCTGTATCAGTTGCTATTATCGGTAAGCCAAATGTAGGTAAATCTTCTATTTTAAATGCTATTTTAGGACAGGAAAGGGCAATTGTTGATGATGTCCCTGGCACAACAAGGGATGCCATTGATACCTTATTTAAAAAAGGAAATATACCTTTTTTGTTTATCGATACAGCTGGAATTCGGAAGAAAAGTAAGGTCCGACAGGAATTAGAATATTATAGCGTTGTGCGGGCGATTAAAAGCATTAGAAGGGCAGATGTCGTCTTGCTTGTGATTGATGCCATAGAAGGGATTTCGACACAGGATAAAAAGATTACTACCGAGATGGAATCAGTTGGCTGTTCGGGAATTATCGTTATCAATAAATGGGACTTAGCCACAGATAAAACTCGTCCCAAAATGGATGAATATAAAAAATATGTTCAAAAGAAGATACCTTATCTCTCTCATCTCCCGTCGATATTTACTTCGGCTATTACCCGGCAAGGGATAAGTAAATTACTGATGTTAATAGAACAAGTAGGTCAGGAGCATAAAAAATGGTTTAGCACTTCGACATTAAATAAGATTATTAATTTAACCTATGCTCAAAGTAATCCACCGAGTTTAAAAGGTAAAACATTAAAGATTTATTACGCTACCCAGATTGCCACCTCGCCACCGACCTTTATCTTATTTGTCAATCATCCCGGATTAGTTTCACCAGCGTATTTGAGATATTTACAAACTCAAATTCGCCAGAGACTTGATTTGAAAGCAACCCCTATTCATCTTAAGTTTAAAAAAAGACCGCATTGA
- a CDS encoding addiction module antidote protein produces MKTLTKFDAADYLDNEETIAEYLTAAMEDENPDVFLMAIADVAKARGIAAIAKSTGLGRESLYKTLAPGAKPRYDTIIKVLHGLGMKVTVMA; encoded by the coding sequence ATGAAAACGTTAACAAAATTTGATGCAGCAGATTATCTCGATAACGAAGAAACCATCGCTGAGTATCTAACAGCTGCCATGGAAGATGAAAATCCTGATGTATTTTTGATGGCGATAGCCGATGTTGCAAAAGCGCGTGGTATAGCAGCAATCGCTAAAAGCACAGGGTTGGGTCGGGAAAGTTTGTATAAAACTCTTGCTCCTGGTGCAAAACCTCGATATGACACAATCATAAAAGTTTTGCACGGATTGGGTATGAAAGTTACGGTGATGGCTTAA
- a CDS encoding DUF4160 domain-containing protein produces the protein MAVIAMFYGIIISMYYFDDRKHHAPHIHVKYQDQEAIVSIPDGEVLEGNIKPSKMKLVEAWLEIHREELVADWELASSGENVFKIDPLK, from the coding sequence ATGGCAGTAATCGCAATGTTTTATGGTATCATTATTTCGATGTACTATTTCGACGACAGGAAACACCATGCACCTCATATTCATGTCAAGTATCAGGATCAAGAGGCTATTGTCTCAATTCCAGATGGCGAAGTATTAGAAGGCAATATCAAGCCAAGTAAGATGAAGCTGGTCGAGGCATGGCTTGAAATACACAGAGAAGAATTAGTGGCTGATTGGGAACTTGCCAGTAGTGGCGAAAATGTCTTCAAGATAGATCCACTGAAATAG
- a CDS encoding DUF2442 domain-containing protein — protein sequence MNPRIKDVKPNSNYTLTLTFTNDEVKVFDVKPYLDKGIFKELTNANLFNSVKPFLGSIQWKNGQDLCPDTLYLESKQV from the coding sequence ATGAATCCAAGGATTAAAGATGTTAAACCAAATTCTAACTATACATTAACCTTAACTTTTACCAATGATGAAGTTAAGGTATTTGATGTGAAGCCATATTTAGACAAAGGGATATTTAAAGAATTAACGAATGCTAACCTATTTAACTCTGTCAAACCATTTTTGGGTAGTATTCAATGGAAGAATGGACAAGATTTATGTCCCGATACTTTGTACTTAGAAAGTAAACAAGTTTAA
- the lysS gene encoding lysine--tRNA ligase — MEEISELLEIRRQKLTFWEKPFGERYDVTHTTRQIIEGFKEGSEERVSCAGRLMAIREHGKSIFAHIKDARGKIQIYARKDTLGDDNFALFKEVDTGDFIGIKGPVFKTHTGEITILIEQWTFLTKSLRPLPKEWFGLKDIESRHRQRYVDLIVNDEVQEIFITRSKIVKLIREFLDNHNFLEVETPMMQSIPGGAEAKPFVTHHNALGIDLYLRIAPELYLKRLVVGGLERVYELNRNFRNEGVSTRHNPEFTMLEVYQAYADYIDMMKLIEELISYLANNLSLKIEGIKLTPPFQRITVYEAISKWTGAQIEKLEDVRKITDEKDKSCAEILKEILDKKVEPNLIQPTFLLDYPTVLSPLARQKENNPELVERFEFFINGEELGNAYSELNDPIEQRKRFLEQNPDKIDEDYIQALEYGLPPCGGLGIGIDRLVMFLTNIPSIREVVLFPQLRPK; from the coding sequence ATGGAAGAAATTAGTGAATTACTTGAGATTAGACGACAGAAATTAACATTCTGGGAAAAGCCGTTTGGAGAAAGATATGATGTTACCCACACAACAAGGCAGATTATTGAAGGATTTAAAGAAGGTAGTGAAGAACGAGTAAGTTGTGCGGGTAGATTAATGGCTATTCGAGAGCATGGGAAAAGTATCTTCGCCCACATTAAAGATGCCAGAGGTAAAATTCAAATTTATGCCAGAAAAGACACACTTGGGGATGATAACTTCGCGCTTTTTAAAGAGGTTGATACGGGTGATTTTATTGGTATCAAAGGACCTGTATTTAAAACTCACACCGGCGAGATAACCATTCTGATTGAACAATGGACATTTTTAACTAAATCGTTAAGACCGCTACCCAAAGAATGGTTTGGGTTGAAGGATATTGAATCTCGACATAGACAAAGATATGTGGATTTAATCGTAAATGATGAAGTTCAAGAAATATTCATTACTCGAAGTAAAATTGTTAAACTAATAAGAGAATTCCTTGATAATCATAATTTTTTAGAAGTGGAAACTCCAATGATGCAATCTATCCCGGGTGGGGCAGAGGCAAAGCCGTTTGTTACTCATCATAATGCCTTAGGGATTGATTTATACCTGCGTATTGCCCCGGAGCTTTATCTTAAAAGATTAGTTGTTGGAGGATTAGAGCGGGTTTATGAACTTAACCGCAATTTTAGAAATGAAGGCGTCTCTACCCGTCATAATCCTGAATTTACAATGTTAGAGGTTTATCAGGCTTATGCAGATTACATCGATATGATGAAATTAATCGAAGAACTTATATCTTATCTGGCAAATAACCTATCTTTAAAAATAGAAGGAATAAAACTGACACCACCATTTCAAAGAATAACGGTTTATGAGGCAATTTCAAAATGGACAGGTGCCCAAATTGAAAAATTAGAGGATGTGCGAAAGATAACCGACGAGAAAGATAAAAGTTGTGCTGAGATATTAAAAGAGATTTTAGATAAAAAGGTTGAGCCAAATTTAATCCAGCCAACATTTCTCCTGGATTACCCAACCGTTCTTTCTCCTTTAGCCAGACAGAAAGAGAACAACCCGGAATTAGTTGAACGATTTGAGTTTTTCATCAATGGAGAAGAACTGGGTAATGCCTATTCCGAACTAAATGACCCAATAGAACAAAGAAAACGATTTTTAGAACAAAATCCTGATAAAATAGATGAAGACTACATCCAGGCATTAGAATATGGTCTGCCGCCGTGCGGAGGGTTGGGGATAGGGATAGATAGATTGGTTATGTTTTTGACGAACATCCCGTCTATTCGGGAGGTAGTGTTATTTCCACAATTAAGGCCAAAATGA
- a CDS encoding deoxyguanosinetriphosphate triphosphohydrolase → MFIRQLAEEEEVRRLSPYAALSSKTRGRSRKEEDCKIRTAYQRDRDRIIHSKSFRQLKYKTQVFLIPTHEALRTRLTHTIEVSQIARTIARALRLNEDLVEAISLGHDLGHPPFGHAGEKALDEICPGGFRHNEQSIRVVEILEKGGQGLNLTFETKDGILKHSRGAASLFVNPQDSKPITLEGEIVRLADSIAYVNHDIEDAILSKVIRFKDLPSSPIRILGNKHSSRINTMVADIIFNSQDKNAITMGDEILEATNTLRNYLYENVYPHPKIMQETNKATRVLNELFEHFMKNPDYVLKKMNFLAQDTPLLRIITDFLAGLSDREALLLYEDVFLPKPWIEGR, encoded by the coding sequence ATGTTTATTCGTCAATTAGCCGAAGAAGAAGAAGTTAGAAGATTGTCACCTTATGCGGCACTTTCTTCCAAAACCCGTGGAAGAAGTAGAAAAGAAGAAGATTGTAAAATCCGAACCGCATATCAACGGGACCGGGATAGAATTATTCATTCTAAATCATTTAGACAGTTGAAATATAAAACGCAGGTATTTCTAATCCCAACCCATGAGGCATTGAGGACAAGATTAACCCACACCATAGAGGTTTCTCAGATTGCCCGAACAATTGCCAGAGCATTACGGTTAAATGAAGATTTGGTTGAGGCCATTTCATTAGGACATGATTTAGGACATCCACCTTTTGGTCATGCCGGAGAAAAGGCGTTAGATGAAATATGCCCGGGTGGATTTAGACATAACGAACAAAGCATTCGGGTGGTTGAAATCCTGGAAAAAGGAGGTCAGGGGCTAAATTTGACCTTTGAAACAAAAGATGGAATCTTAAAACATTCTCGAGGAGCAGCAAGCCTATTTGTTAATCCGCAGGATTCAAAACCTATAACATTAGAAGGAGAAATAGTTAGATTAGCTGATAGTATTGCCTATGTCAACCATGATATTGAAGATGCGATTTTATCAAAAGTAATAAGATTTAAAGATTTACCTTCCTCTCCTATTCGTATTTTAGGTAATAAACATTCTTCAAGGATTAATACTATGGTGGCAGATATAATATTCAATAGTCAGGATAAAAATGCTATCACGATGGGTGATGAGATTTTAGAGGCAACAAATACACTCCGCAACTATCTTTATGAAAATGTCTATCCTCATCCAAAGATTATGCAGGAGACGAATAAAGCTACCAGGGTTTTAAACGAGTTGTTTGAACATTTTATGAAAAATCCTGATTATGTCCTGAAGAAGATGAACTTTTTAGCTCAAGATACCCCTTTATTACGAATAATTACTGATTTCCTTGCTGGATTAAGCGACCGAGAGGCACTATTGTTATATGAAGATGTCTTTTTACCCAAACCATGGATAGAAGGAAGGTAA